CGACAATGTTCTTTGTCTGGTCCCATACATGATTCAGTCAATTCAAATGAAGACTTGGTCATTTACGTCAAAATAACTTGAAAGTTGCCACGCGATTGATTTTTCACAAAAATTATAGACATTTTTTAATACTCACTTTTTCATGTAATCCTTAAGGTATAAAGTGTAGGATTTCTTGTCCCCAAAGGCATAGGACTCCACAAGTCGGTGATTTAACACAATGTCTACACCGCTCTCGCACGCGGAGTCTGTGCCCTCGTCCGCCTCCTCAGCCGAGGGGTTGAAACCCTCGATTCTGATATCGCCCTGTGTTCTAGTTTCCAATTTACCGGTGACTTCGTAAATCACTTCATCGACCAGTTTGATTTTGTATGTGTCGGAGAACATTTCGTCGCCTGAAAATTAACACGTCcatatcaaattttaaaatccGCTTAGAAAACATTATCGGGTGTGGCTGTCGATGTGGCAAGAACtctgaacaaaaaaaatacatcgaaGAAGTCTTCGATCACTAAACGTCAAATTCACAATAATGATACACAATAATTTAGCGAAATAATAACTCAAAATCACTCCGATTAGCATGTTAAACGTAATTACCGGTAATAATATCCTTATAGATTCTCATTTTGAAGGATTCTGGgcgatttaaaataataaaaaccgaAACTACGGCTTCTAGCCCCAGGAACTAAACCGGAAAGGGCTTTGATATAAAGAAAAGAAGGAAAATAGACATACACCAGTGTTGCCAAAACCGATCTCGTCAAGTCATTAAATTCACAGAGTATAAATACGGAGTCCACTAAAACTATTTAGCCTCTTCAGACCTCAAACCGTACCAATATAAATCCAACGAAAAGTGGCATtgctttttatatatgtagatgaGGCAGCTAACTTTATTAGAGGAAATTTCTTAACGCTTGTATGAAACTTTCGCTTCTGAAATTTCTTAGCTCTGATATCCAATCATGCAGATTAGATATCAgagctaagaaaaaaaaaggaagcAAGCTGGAATTATGTGAGCTAAAATGTACTGGCCGCGAactgttcaatattttttttgccaatAATAGGTGTACTTATGAAGGTATATTTAGTCTGTTTACAATAAATTGCCCTAGAAGAAACAAAGACGAAGTCATGAAACTGCGACGGAAAAGTGTGAGAATTTTGACCGCACACGCACACCGCAGCGGTTTAAATGCATGTTCTGTATGCTATTAATTTAACGTTaggcaaaaaatatacaataaggTAGTACTGCGTGGAGTCGCAATTAAAGACAATAATTCAAATACATTAATTTCAACACACATTTCAAATACCCATCCACTTTTTATCTGGAATcgcaaattaataattttacactacggtgaaatgaatgaataataaaaatatgataataaaaat
This Pararge aegeria chromosome 3, ilParAegt1.1, whole genome shotgun sequence DNA region includes the following protein-coding sequences:
- the LOC120637252 gene encoding translationally-controlled tumor protein homolog; this encodes MRIYKDIITGDEMFSDTYKIKLVDEVIYEVTGKLETRTQGDIRIEGFNPSAEEADEGTDSACESGVDIVLNHRLVESYAFGDKKSYTLYLKDYMKKLVAKLEETSPDQVEVFKTNMNKVMKDILSRFKELQFFTGESMDCDGMVALMEYRDINGVSTPVMMFYKHGLEEEKF